The Janthinobacterium lividum genome has a window encoding:
- a CDS encoding SUMF1/EgtB/PvdO family nonheme iron enzyme, translating to MMQKARDKLRELRALHDDGLLSEQEFERRKNAILDAEYAPPGTAAAPAPLPVRQGTELGFMTGQEIGPQNRRYRLERLIGTGGMGQVWQATDLATHAELGSSEMVALKILPPQLTQSATHAKLLIEEATQARKLAHENIVRVYEWAQDPATASYFIIMECLDGEDLEHYLAREGALPLSTVQQLLQPVADALSYAWEKHKLVHRDIKPGNVFLTAKGDVKLLDYGIATRVRNADSSLALDMPNAGTHGYRAPEAGANQRQPSPRLDVYAVAVMIYQMLEGRMPFDDTRSASHLPSTPQALNAQQWQVLQNGFSLTAELRPQSVQALLEGLERAAGPSPEELAEQARQQQARAAQQQKEAALAAEQARDAAIKEARVRQEELDQRRKAEIQAAALEKQRQDKLRREQEAQRHFEAEEARKLRKEALRGQLRARREADAATALQEHQELQRKAIVAKAEAAYRAEQERARREEASRAAAPAPAAAPASAAEHVEPVANAEGILRDDFLDGSGQGPELVLIPSGRFQMGAHEIEHKAAIQAGSQQAWLEREMPQHWVGIERPFALARHPVSVGEWRAFVKATDWAGGSETDWDNPGFVQNDQHPVVGVSWNDAQLYLAWLRERTGRQYRLPSEAEWEYACRAGTRTAFNVGDTISTEQANYDGLYVYNGGPRGVYRGGTTPLGTFVPNSWGLFDMHGNVWEWVQDVVHDNYEGAPVDGSAWEEGSDSSRRILRGGSWLYHPRYLRSALRNGFSTVLSNDIVGFRVARTLD from the coding sequence ATGATGCAAAAAGCACGAGACAAACTGCGGGAACTGCGCGCCCTCCACGACGACGGGCTGCTCAGCGAGCAGGAATTTGAACGCCGCAAGAATGCCATCCTCGACGCCGAGTACGCGCCGCCCGGTACCGCAGCTGCGCCCGCGCCGCTGCCCGTGCGCCAGGGCACGGAGCTGGGCTTCATGACGGGCCAGGAAATCGGCCCGCAAAACCGCCGCTACCGGCTCGAACGGCTGATTGGCACGGGCGGCATGGGGCAGGTGTGGCAAGCCACCGACCTGGCCACGCACGCGGAGCTGGGCAGCAGCGAAATGGTGGCGCTGAAGATCTTGCCGCCGCAGCTGACGCAAAGCGCCACGCATGCCAAGTTGCTGATCGAGGAAGCCACGCAGGCGAGAAAACTCGCGCATGAAAACATCGTGCGCGTCTACGAGTGGGCGCAGGATCCGGCCACGGCCAGCTATTTCATCATCATGGAATGCCTCGATGGAGAAGACCTCGAACACTATCTGGCGCGCGAGGGCGCGCTGCCCTTGTCCACCGTGCAGCAATTGCTGCAGCCGGTGGCCGACGCCTTGTCGTATGCGTGGGAAAAGCACAAGTTGGTGCACCGCGATATCAAGCCGGGCAATGTCTTCCTGACGGCGAAAGGCGACGTCAAATTGCTCGATTACGGCATCGCTACACGTGTGCGCAATGCGGACAGCAGCCTGGCGCTGGACATGCCGAACGCGGGCACGCATGGTTATCGGGCGCCCGAGGCAGGCGCCAACCAGCGCCAGCCCAGCCCGCGCCTGGACGTGTATGCGGTGGCCGTGATGATTTACCAGATGCTCGAAGGGCGCATGCCGTTCGACGACACGCGCAGCGCCAGCCATTTGCCATCAACACCGCAAGCGCTCAACGCGCAACAGTGGCAAGTCTTGCAGAATGGTTTTTCCTTGACGGCGGAACTGCGGCCCCAATCGGTGCAAGCATTGCTGGAAGGGCTGGAGCGCGCCGCCGGGCCGTCGCCAGAGGAACTGGCGGAACAGGCGCGCCAGCAGCAGGCGCGCGCGGCGCAGCAGCAAAAGGAGGCGGCGCTGGCCGCCGAACAGGCCCGCGACGCGGCGATCAAGGAAGCGCGTGTGCGCCAGGAAGAACTGGATCAGCGCCGCAAGGCGGAAATCCAGGCGGCCGCGCTGGAAAAGCAGCGGCAGGACAAACTGCGCCGCGAGCAGGAGGCGCAGCGCCATTTCGAAGCGGAAGAGGCGCGCAAGTTGCGCAAGGAAGCGCTGCGCGGTCAGTTGCGCGCGCGCCGCGAAGCCGATGCCGCCACAGCCCTGCAGGAACATCAGGAACTGCAGCGCAAGGCCATCGTCGCCAAGGCGGAGGCGGCCTATCGCGCCGAGCAGGAACGGGCGCGCCGCGAAGAGGCCAGCCGCGCCGCCGCACCTGCCCCTGCGGCTGCTCCGGCATCGGCAGCAGAACACGTGGAGCCGGTGGCCAATGCCGAAGGCATTTTGCGCGATGATTTTCTCGATGGCTCGGGACAGGGGCCGGAACTGGTGCTCATTCCCAGCGGCCGCTTCCAGATGGGCGCGCACGAGATCGAACACAAGGCAGCCATCCAGGCCGGCTCGCAGCAGGCCTGGCTCGAGCGCGAGATGCCGCAGCACTGGGTCGGCATCGAGCGCCCGTTCGCGCTGGCGCGCCACCCCGTCAGCGTGGGCGAGTGGCGTGCCTTCGTCAAGGCGACGGATTGGGCGGGCGGTTCCGAGACGGACTGGGACAATCCCGGTTTCGTGCAGAACGACCAGCACCCGGTGGTCGGCGTGAGCTGGAATGACGCGCAGCTGTACCTGGCGTGGCTCCGCGAGCGCACGGGCCGGCAGTACCGCCTGCCCAGCGAAGCGGAATGGGAATACGCCTGCCGCGCCGGCACGCGCACGGCTTTTAACGTGGGCGACACCATCAGCACCGAGCAAGCCAACTACGACGGCCTGTACGTGTACAACGGCGGTCCGCGCGGCGTATACCGGGGCGGCACCACGCCACTGGGCACTTTCGTGCCGAATTCCTGGGGCCTGTTCGACATGCATGGCAATGTGTGGGAATGGGTGCAGGACGTGGTGCACGACAATTACGAAGGCGCGCCCGTCGATGGCAGCGCATGGGAAGAGGGCAGCGACAGCAGCCGGCGCATCCTGCGCGGCGGCTCCTGGCTGTATCACCCGCGCTACCTGCGCTCGGCCCTGCGCAACGGCTTTTCCACCGTGCTGTCAAACGATATCGTGGGCTTTCGGGTGGCGCGCACGCTCGATTGA
- a CDS encoding OsmC family protein: protein MTIKAIRDQSQAMRHIVHVRDHIISADASVEEGGGDAGPSPHDLYDAALSACKALTVVWYARHKGIPLEHVEVSTERDASEERKGVYRLAATLHLTGDLTDAQRQELLAAAGKCPLHKLMTAVTTEVTTVLA from the coding sequence ATGACCATCAAAGCCATCCGCGACCAGTCGCAAGCCATGCGCCACATCGTGCACGTGCGCGATCACATCATTTCCGCCGACGCCTCGGTGGAGGAGGGTGGCGGCGACGCCGGCCCGTCGCCGCACGACCTGTATGACGCGGCCCTGTCGGCCTGCAAGGCGCTCACCGTCGTCTGGTACGCCAGGCACAAGGGCATCCCCCTGGAACACGTGGAAGTGTCGACCGAGCGCGATGCCAGCGAAGAGCGCAAAGGCGTGTACCGCCTGGCCGCAACCCTGCACCTGACGGGCGACCTGACGGATGCGCAGCGCCAGGAATTGCTGGCCGCTGCCGGCAAATGCCCGCTGCATAAATTGATGACTGCTGTGACCACCGAAGTGACGACGGTGCTGGCATGA
- a CDS encoding pirin family protein, with product MSAAILKSHEKDLGGGFVVRRLLPSAVKQAVGPFIFFDHFGPIDVAPDANHDVRPHPHIGLATVTYLFEGAIDHRDSIGSYQRIEPGAINWMTAGRGIVHSERTPHDLAGQPHRTHGLQLWAALPKAHEEDEPSFTHTPQADIPVVQLDGAVVKVLIGTAFGQTSPVRTYMQTVYLDVALQAGRELRLEGLPAEAAVYPISGEVLVDGVALLPHTMALLEEGKVPVVTAGSGPVQFVVIGGEPLDGHRFLFWNFVSSSKERLSQAADDWSAQRMGQVPGETEFIPLPKAPLRPAT from the coding sequence ATGAGCGCGGCCATCCTGAAAAGCCACGAAAAAGACCTCGGCGGCGGCTTCGTCGTGCGGCGTTTGCTGCCTTCTGCAGTAAAACAGGCCGTCGGGCCCTTCATTTTCTTTGACCATTTCGGCCCCATCGACGTGGCGCCCGACGCCAACCACGACGTACGCCCCCATCCGCATATCGGCCTGGCCACCGTCACCTATCTGTTCGAGGGCGCGATCGACCACCGCGACAGCATCGGCTCGTACCAGCGCATCGAACCGGGCGCCATCAACTGGATGACGGCCGGTCGCGGCATCGTGCATTCCGAGCGCACGCCGCACGACCTGGCGGGACAACCGCACCGTACCCACGGCTTGCAGCTGTGGGCCGCGCTGCCGAAGGCGCATGAGGAAGACGAGCCGAGTTTTACGCACACGCCGCAAGCCGACATCCCCGTCGTGCAACTCGATGGCGCCGTGGTGAAAGTGTTGATCGGCACGGCGTTTGGCCAGACTTCGCCCGTGCGCACCTATATGCAGACGGTGTACCTGGACGTGGCGCTGCAGGCGGGGCGCGAGCTGCGCCTTGAGGGCTTGCCGGCGGAAGCGGCGGTGTATCCGATCAGCGGGGAAGTGCTGGTCGATGGCGTGGCGCTGCTGCCGCATACCATGGCCTTGCTGGAGGAGGGTAAGGTGCCTGTCGTGACGGCGGGCAGCGGCCCGGTGCAATTCGTCGTGATCGGCGGCGAGCCGCTGGACGGCCATCGTTTCCTGTTCTGGAATTTCGTCTCATCGAGCAAGGAGCGCTTGTCGCAGGCGGCCGACGACTGGAGCGCCCAGCGCATGGGGCAGGTGCCGGGCGAGACGGAATTCATCCCGCTGCCGAAGGCGCCCCTGCGCCCGGCAACCTAG